A single Candidatus Liberibacter asiaticus DNA region contains:
- the proS gene encoding proline--tRNA ligase: MRRSKYFLPILQENPRDAEIASHKLMLRTGMIHQHSKGIYSWLPLGQKALDNVNAIIREEQNRTGAIEMSVPTLQSADLWVESGRYDSYGKEMLRLADRNDKAMIYGPTHEEVMTDIFRSHIKSYRNLPFTFYQIQLKFRDELRPRFGVMRSREFLMKDAYSFDLTPEGSKHSYNKMFVSYLRIFHRLGLKSIPMRAESGPIGGDLSHEFIVLADTGETQVFCSKDFMDFPIPSENTDFDDIISLNSIVEQWTAPYAATSDVHNEKLFDSLPENKRVSARGIEVGHIFYFGTKYSLPMSATFKGADGKDHYVQMGSYGIGAMRVVAAVIESSHDGKGIIWPDSVAPFKISLINIKAHDQVCRDACEKIYARLSKVGCDVFWDDMGEQIGSQFAVADLLGFPLQVIVGSKFVSDSKVEIKHRLTGIREDMSLEEVINYASHRFSNNRPVL; this comes from the coding sequence GTGAGAAGATCAAAGTATTTTTTGCCGATTTTACAAGAAAATCCTAGAGATGCAGAAATAGCTTCGCATAAATTGATGTTGCGTACAGGGATGATACATCAGCATTCAAAGGGGATTTATTCTTGGCTTCCTTTAGGGCAAAAAGCTCTTGATAATGTCAATGCTATTATTCGTGAAGAGCAAAATCGCACCGGTGCAATTGAGATGAGCGTTCCAACTTTGCAATCAGCTGATTTGTGGGTTGAAAGTGGTCGATATGATTCTTATGGGAAAGAAATGCTTCGGCTTGCCGATAGAAATGATAAAGCAATGATTTACGGACCGACCCATGAAGAGGTAATGACAGATATTTTCCGTTCCCATATAAAATCTTATAGAAATCTGCCGTTTACCTTTTATCAAATTCAGTTAAAATTCCGAGATGAATTGAGACCACGTTTCGGAGTAATGCGTTCGCGCGAGTTTTTGATGAAGGATGCTTATTCGTTTGATTTGACTCCTGAAGGCTCAAAGCATTCATATAATAAAATGTTTGTTTCATATCTTCGTATCTTCCATCGTTTGGGATTAAAATCTATACCGATGCGTGCGGAATCTGGCCCAATTGGTGGAGATTTGAGCCACGAGTTCATCGTTCTTGCTGATACAGGTGAGACGCAGGTTTTTTGTAGTAAAGATTTTATGGATTTCCCGATTCCTTCAGAAAATACAGATTTCGATGATATTATCTCTTTGAACAGTATTGTCGAACAATGGACTGCTCCTTATGCTGCTACTTCCGATGTGCATAATGAAAAATTATTTGACTCTTTACCAGAAAACAAGCGAGTTTCGGCACGAGGTATTGAAGTAGGTCATATTTTTTATTTTGGCACTAAATATTCTCTTCCAATGTCGGCAACATTTAAAGGAGCAGATGGTAAAGACCATTATGTTCAGATGGGATCATATGGAATCGGTGCTATGCGTGTTGTTGCTGCTGTTATTGAATCTTCACATGATGGAAAGGGCATTATATGGCCTGATTCAGTTGCGCCTTTCAAAATATCTCTCATTAATATCAAAGCACATGATCAAGTGTGTCGTGATGCATGTGAAAAGATTTATGCACGGCTTTCCAAAGTGGGATGTGATGTATTCTGGGATGATATGGGTGAACAGATAGGATCTCAATTTGCGGTAGCTGACTTGTTGGGTTTTCCTTTGCAGGTCATTGTTGGTTCCAAGTTTGTTTCTGATTCAAAGGTTGAAATTAAACATAGATTGACGGGTATAAGGGAAGATATGTCATTAGAGGAAGTTATCAATTATGCTTCCCATCGTTTTAGCAATAACCGTCCTGTCTTATAA
- a CDS encoding lipoprotein-releasing ABC transporter permease subunit: protein MSIFSRFEVIVAWRYLFSNRKNAFISIASFISFIGVMIGVMALIVVMSVMNGFREDMIKRVLGINGHVVIQQKYYPLVDYQFIANRLDFIPDVIKVLPFVSGQAFVSGLSSGGSGVLVRGISNSDFSYLQNSFSRFYGNVSNDFDRGKGVIIGKDLARNLGISIGDKINILSPYGDVTPMGMGIRSKSYTVLGMFRMRFPDYDNGMVYMSLQEAQLYFNLENAVSGIEVFVKDPDAIEKTHENIVRILGNGVVVIDWQQRYQIFFSAMKVESNAMFVILALIVLVAALNIISSLVMLVQERRRDIAILRTMGARISSIMSIFFMIGAFIGIAGTGMGMIVGILISCNVEAIRKFFLHTLGVVIFDTEAYLLTELPSKISWVEVSWIISMALALSLLATIFPSWKASRIDPVKVLRGE from the coding sequence ATGAGTATTTTTTCCAGATTCGAAGTAATAGTCGCTTGGCGATATTTGTTTTCGAATCGAAAAAATGCGTTTATTTCTATCGCTTCTTTTATATCTTTTATTGGAGTCATGATAGGAGTAATGGCTTTGATCGTTGTCATGTCTGTCATGAATGGATTTCGTGAAGATATGATAAAACGTGTTTTAGGGATCAATGGACATGTTGTGATACAGCAGAAGTATTATCCTCTCGTTGATTACCAATTTATTGCTAATCGGTTGGATTTTATTCCAGATGTTATAAAAGTTTTGCCTTTTGTAAGTGGTCAAGCATTTGTTTCTGGATTAAGTTCCGGTGGATCTGGCGTTTTGGTACGAGGTATTTCTAACAGTGATTTTTCTTATTTGCAAAATTCTTTTTCTCGTTTCTATGGGAATGTATCAAATGATTTTGATCGAGGTAAAGGGGTTATTATAGGAAAAGATCTTGCCCGTAATTTAGGTATATCAATAGGAGATAAGATTAATATTCTTTCGCCATATGGTGATGTTACGCCGATGGGTATGGGAATCCGTTCTAAATCGTATACTGTCTTGGGAATGTTCCGAATGCGTTTCCCAGATTATGATAATGGGATGGTTTATATGTCCCTTCAGGAAGCACAATTGTATTTTAATCTTGAGAATGCTGTGTCAGGAATAGAAGTATTTGTGAAAGATCCTGATGCGATCGAAAAAACACATGAAAATATTGTAAGGATTCTTGGCAATGGTGTTGTGGTTATTGATTGGCAGCAACGCTATCAAATTTTTTTTTCTGCTATGAAAGTTGAGAGTAATGCTATGTTTGTTATTCTGGCATTAATAGTCTTAGTTGCTGCTCTTAACATTATATCTAGTTTAGTCATGTTAGTGCAAGAAAGACGGCGAGATATAGCAATTTTGCGTACGATGGGAGCGCGTATTTCTTCCATTATGAGCATATTTTTTATGATAGGTGCTTTTATTGGTATTGCTGGCACTGGTATGGGTATGATTGTCGGTATTTTGATTTCCTGCAATGTTGAAGCTATAAGGAAATTTTTTTTGCATACACTAGGTGTGGTAATATTTGATACAGAAGCGTATTTATTAACTGAATTGCCTTCTAAAATTTCATGGGTTGAGGTTTCATGGATAATAAGTATGGCTCTTGCTTTATCTCTATTGGCAACAATTTTCCCAAGTTGGAAGGCATCGCGGATAGATCCTGTCAAAGTATTACGCGGTGAATGA
- a CDS encoding ABC transporter ATP-binding protein: MDSAEVLLLQNVKHSYRQVGKPFPVLENVHLSLKKGEIVALVSPSGTGKSTILHIAGLLEVPDQGNVIIANQLCNKLSDDKKSFLRCSKIGFVYQEHRLLMDFSVIENIIFPQIIAGINHKTAYQRAMDLLSYMDMSQYANRRSSDISGGEQQRVAICRAIANKPLIILADEPTGNLDLKTAQQVFSILKYLVVRSGLAALIATHNHDLASQMDRQITIRDGMIADL, from the coding sequence GTGGATAGTGCAGAAGTTTTGTTACTCCAGAATGTTAAACATAGCTATCGTCAGGTTGGCAAACCTTTTCCAGTACTTGAGAATGTTCATCTTAGTTTAAAAAAGGGTGAAATTGTTGCTCTTGTTTCTCCATCAGGAACAGGAAAGTCAACTATTTTGCATATTGCGGGTTTATTAGAAGTTCCTGATCAAGGCAATGTTATTATTGCAAACCAATTATGTAATAAATTATCTGATGATAAAAAATCATTCTTGCGTTGTTCTAAAATTGGTTTTGTATATCAAGAACATCGTTTATTAATGGATTTTTCTGTAATAGAAAATATAATTTTTCCTCAAATTATTGCTGGAATCAATCATAAGACGGCATACCAACGTGCTATGGATCTTTTGAGTTATATGGATATGTCCCAATATGCTAATCGCCGTTCTTCTGATATTTCTGGAGGTGAACAACAAAGGGTGGCAATTTGCCGTGCCATTGCCAATAAGCCTTTGATTATTTTAGCTGATGAGCCTACAGGTAATTTAGATCTTAAAACAGCACAACAGGTTTTTAGCATTTTAAAATATTTAGTCGTTCGTTCAGGTTTAGCGGCACTTATTGCGACACATAATCATGATCTTGCATCTCAGATGGATCGGCAAATTACTATTAGAGATGGTATGATTGCTGACTTATAA
- the ubiG gene encoding bifunctional 2-polyprenyl-6-hydroxyphenol methylase/3-demethylubiquinol 3-O-methyltransferase UbiG, whose translation MKKKYPNYTTKNQDAINQFSNIASEWWEPTGKFKPLHQINPVRIKYIQDKIMQHFQCKSDDTHPFKGLRILDLGCGGGLLSEPMAQMGATVTGIDPSTKNIAIAKNHANMKNINIDYRVSCAEEIAETDEKFDIILNMEVIEHVDNIPYFIKTCCSLLLSNGLMFISTINRNLKAMLLAIIGAEYLLQWLPKGTHQYDKFIKPTEMECFLAANKVKIIDRVGVVYNVFCNKWQLSAKNMDVNYMVLGHLPKTEQ comes from the coding sequence ATGAAAAAAAAGTATCCGAACTATACCACTAAAAACCAAGATGCCATCAACCAATTTTCAAACATAGCATCAGAGTGGTGGGAACCCACTGGAAAATTTAAACCCCTTCATCAAATAAATCCAGTGAGAATCAAGTATATTCAAGATAAAATCATGCAACACTTTCAATGCAAAAGTGATGATACCCATCCTTTCAAAGGATTACGCATATTAGATCTAGGATGTGGCGGAGGATTGCTTTCAGAACCCATGGCACAAATGGGAGCAACCGTAACAGGCATTGACCCTTCTACTAAAAACATTGCGATAGCAAAAAACCACGCAAACATGAAAAACATCAACATCGACTATCGCGTTAGTTGTGCAGAAGAAATAGCTGAAACTGATGAGAAATTCGACATCATCTTAAATATGGAAGTCATAGAACATGTTGACAATATTCCCTACTTCATCAAAACCTGTTGTTCGCTTCTTCTAAGCAATGGGCTTATGTTTATCTCTACGATTAATCGTAACTTGAAAGCAATGTTATTAGCCATTATCGGAGCAGAATACCTACTGCAATGGCTCCCAAAAGGCACCCACCAATACGACAAATTTATCAAACCAACAGAAATGGAATGCTTTCTAGCAGCAAATAAAGTAAAAATTATAGACCGTGTCGGCGTGGTCTATAATGTATTTTGCAATAAATGGCAGCTTTCTGCAAAAAATATGGATGTCAACTATATGGTATTGGGACATCTCCCTAAAACAGAGCAATAA
- a CDS encoding aspartate kinase, with protein MARIVMKFGGTSVANIDCIRSAALHVKREVDRGQEVAMVVSAMSGETDRLAELCRQVTSIDNARERDVVISTGEQVSSGLMVLALQSLGIQAISLQGWQIPIMTDSLHGMARICRVDEKKIVTHLKKKQVVVITGFQGLSHDNSVTTLGRGGSDTSAVAIAAAIKADRCDIYTDVCGIYTTDPRIEPKAHLMKKISFEEMLEMSSLGAKVMQVRSVELAMLYKMCLFVRSSFEDHGQQEQLGTLICSGEDIMEKKVITGIAYTKDEAQISLRRLRDHPGISASIFSPLAEAHINIDMIIQNVSEDGQYVDITFTTPSSSLEKALAVLSDNKENIGYDVIQHEDNLVKISAIGIGMQSYAGVASAFFLCLAEKGINIKAITTSEIKISVLIDSAYTELAVRSLHSCYGLDVQ; from the coding sequence ATGGCACGTATTGTTATGAAATTTGGTGGTACCTCTGTAGCTAATATTGATTGTATTCGTAGTGCCGCTTTGCATGTTAAGCGCGAAGTTGATAGAGGGCAAGAAGTTGCGATGGTTGTTTCTGCTATGAGTGGCGAAACGGATCGGCTTGCTGAATTATGTAGACAAGTGACGTCTATCGATAATGCACGTGAAAGAGATGTTGTTATTTCTACAGGAGAGCAGGTATCTTCTGGATTGATGGTGCTTGCTTTGCAGTCATTGGGTATTCAAGCCATTTCATTGCAAGGATGGCAGATTCCTATTATGACAGATTCTCTGCATGGGATGGCACGTATATGCCGTGTAGATGAGAAAAAAATTGTTACTCATTTGAAGAAAAAACAGGTAGTAGTTATCACTGGTTTTCAAGGATTGAGTCATGACAACAGTGTCACTACTCTTGGCAGGGGGGGGTCTGATACATCTGCGGTTGCAATCGCTGCCGCTATTAAGGCGGATCGTTGTGATATTTATACTGATGTTTGTGGGATTTATACTACTGATCCACGTATTGAGCCAAAGGCTCATTTGATGAAAAAGATTTCTTTCGAAGAAATGTTAGAAATGTCATCTCTTGGAGCTAAAGTGATGCAAGTTCGCTCCGTAGAATTGGCAATGCTTTATAAGATGTGTTTGTTTGTTCGTTCGAGTTTTGAAGATCATGGACAACAGGAACAATTAGGAACACTTATTTGTAGTGGGGAAGATATCATGGAAAAAAAAGTAATTACTGGCATTGCTTATACGAAGGATGAGGCTCAAATTTCTTTGAGACGTTTGCGAGATCATCCTGGTATATCAGCATCTATTTTTTCTCCTCTTGCAGAAGCTCATATTAATATTGATATGATTATTCAAAATGTTTCTGAGGATGGGCAATACGTAGATATAACGTTTACGACGCCTTCATCGAGTTTAGAAAAAGCGCTTGCCGTTTTATCCGATAATAAAGAAAATATTGGTTATGATGTTATTCAGCACGAGGATAATCTCGTCAAAATTTCTGCTATTGGTATTGGAATGCAGAGTTATGCTGGAGTAGCATCAGCGTTCTTTTTATGTCTTGCCGAAAAGGGTATCAATATTAAAGCAATTACGACATCTGAAATAAAAATATCTGTTTTAATTGATAGTGCGTATACTGAATTGGCTGTAAGATCTTTACATTCTTGTTATGGTCTAGATGTTCAGTAA
- the prfA gene encoding peptide chain release factor 1, producing the protein MVFLSHKQICDLKNRFAEIELRMSESPSVDAYIKLTEEYAAISPIISKISIYDQKKQEEQDLHTVIGDHNSDSEIRDLAQIEVLAIEKEIRELENEINYLLLPKDTDDDKSCILEIRAGTGGSEAALFVGDLFRMYERYAALRKWKVEVLSSSDNDDGGYKEIVATISGRGVFSRMKFESGVHRVQRVPATEASGRVHTSAATVAVLPEAAEIDVDIPLEDIRIDTMRASGSGGQHVNTTDSAVRITHIPTGIMVTSSEKSQHQNRLRAMKVLRARLYDVERKRMANERSANRKLQIGSGDRSERIRTYNFSQGRITDHRINLTLYKLEYVLQGYIDDIINPLLTAHQAKMIGSASE; encoded by the coding sequence TTGGTTTTTCTTTCTCACAAGCAAATATGCGATTTGAAGAATCGTTTTGCTGAAATTGAATTACGTATGTCTGAATCGCCTTCTGTCGATGCTTATATTAAATTGACTGAGGAGTATGCGGCGATCAGTCCTATAATATCGAAGATTAGTATTTATGATCAAAAAAAACAGGAAGAACAAGATCTGCATACTGTCATCGGTGATCACAATAGTGATTCAGAAATTCGGGATCTTGCTCAGATTGAGGTTTTAGCAATAGAAAAAGAAATTAGAGAGCTTGAGAATGAAATAAATTATCTTCTTTTGCCCAAAGATACAGATGATGACAAAAGCTGTATTCTTGAGATTCGTGCTGGAACGGGAGGATCCGAAGCTGCGTTGTTTGTTGGTGATCTTTTTCGTATGTACGAGCGCTACGCTGCATTACGCAAATGGAAGGTAGAGGTGTTGTCGTCGAGTGATAATGATGATGGTGGGTATAAAGAGATAGTGGCAACAATATCTGGACGTGGAGTGTTTTCCCGTATGAAATTTGAGTCAGGTGTTCATAGAGTGCAACGTGTTCCTGCAACTGAAGCAAGTGGACGTGTTCATACTTCTGCAGCAACTGTTGCGGTATTGCCAGAAGCAGCAGAGATAGATGTAGATATTCCTCTGGAAGATATTCGTATTGATACTATGCGTGCATCTGGTTCAGGAGGACAACACGTGAATACTACGGATTCAGCAGTGAGAATTACACATATTCCTACTGGAATAATGGTAACTTCTTCTGAAAAATCACAGCATCAGAATAGATTGCGAGCCATGAAGGTTTTGAGAGCACGCTTGTATGATGTTGAAAGAAAGCGTATGGCAAATGAGAGATCTGCAAATCGTAAATTACAAATAGGATCAGGAGATCGCTCTGAGCGTATTCGGACTTATAATTTCTCGCAAGGTCGTATTACAGATCACAGAATAAACTTGACTTTATATAAGTTAGAATATGTTTTGCAGGGGTATATTGACGATATCATCAATCCCTTACTTACCGCACATCAAGCAAAAATGATAGGTTCCGCTAGTGAGTAA
- the prmC gene encoding peptide chain release factor N(5)-glutamine methyltransferase, protein MSNLFLTQELPHTVAGFLSLIKCCFKRSGLQALRDSHSFLCRVTGLSSHQVIVDPDSVLDDRQRFFLTNAIVRSLKHESIHRILGWRDFYNVRLTLSSDTFEPRPETELLVDSALAFSLPRIEKRDVVRILDLGTGTGAVCLALLKESPFFKGVGVDISCKALEIAKSNAVTNGVSERFDTLQSDWFSSVEGLFDVIVSNPPYIESVIVDCLGLEVRDFDPRISLDGGIDGLSHYRTIADGVSRHLNKDGLCSVEIGYNQKVDVVRIFESRKLFLVNAFKDYGGNDRVLLFCR, encoded by the coding sequence GTGAGTAATTTATTTCTGACCCAAGAACTACCCCATACTGTTGCGGGTTTTCTTTCTTTGATCAAGTGTTGTTTTAAGAGGTCAGGCTTGCAGGCATTAAGGGATTCTCACTCTTTTTTATGTAGAGTAACGGGATTATCGTCGCATCAGGTGATTGTTGATCCTGATAGCGTCCTTGATGATCGGCAGAGATTTTTTCTTACAAATGCAATTGTTCGCTCTCTTAAACATGAATCAATACATCGTATCCTTGGATGGCGGGATTTTTATAACGTAAGATTAACTCTTTCATCGGATACTTTTGAACCTCGTCCTGAAACAGAGTTGTTAGTTGATTCTGCGTTAGCGTTTTCTCTTCCCCGTATAGAGAAGAGAGATGTTGTACGTATTCTTGATCTTGGCACGGGTACAGGAGCGGTTTGCCTTGCATTATTAAAAGAATCCCCTTTTTTTAAAGGCGTTGGAGTTGATATTTCTTGTAAAGCGCTTGAAATTGCAAAGAGCAATGCTGTTACGAATGGCGTCTCAGAGAGGTTCGATACATTGCAAAGTGATTGGTTTTCTTCTGTTGAAGGTTTGTTTGATGTTATTGTTTCTAATCCGCCCTATATAGAATCTGTTATTGTGGATTGTCTCGGTCTTGAAGTAAGGGATTTCGATCCACGCATCTCTCTTGATGGCGGCATAGATGGTCTTTCTCATTATCGTACTATAGCAGACGGTGTCTCGCGTCATTTAAATAAGGATGGATTGTGTAGTGTAGAAATTGGTTATAATCAAAAAGTGGACGTAGTGCGTATTTTTGAAAGTCGGAAATTATTTTTAGTCAATGCTTTTAAGGATTATGGAGGAAATGATAGAGTGCTATTATTTTGTCGGTGA
- a CDS encoding DUF4167 domain-containing protein — MRSVQQYKRSRGRGSNGGNGSFNRKNLNPLVRNYDSNGYDVKVRGTAQHIAERYSVLARDAMSAGDYVVAENHLQHAEHYNRIVSMAQAQIQEKLQRDEQDDLLVKEQKERAQNALSEFEASPCPLIEEGKEPIFENSIQPKVEDVAFKTPDISREKDVSYKKVRRRRPLRPRVFPNAKSGNQPVEATETIVPQELNSDNASSVDQDCKV; from the coding sequence ATGAGGTCAGTGCAACAATATAAACGTAGTCGTGGAAGAGGATCTAACGGCGGAAACGGGAGTTTCAATCGTAAAAATCTTAACCCATTAGTGCGTAATTATGATAGTAATGGATATGATGTTAAGGTTCGTGGTACAGCTCAGCATATAGCGGAGAGATATTCAGTTCTCGCACGCGATGCGATGAGTGCTGGGGATTATGTGGTCGCAGAAAATCATTTGCAGCATGCAGAGCACTACAATCGCATTGTCTCTATGGCGCAAGCGCAGATACAAGAAAAATTGCAACGCGATGAACAGGATGATCTTCTTGTTAAAGAGCAAAAAGAACGTGCACAAAATGCACTGAGTGAATTTGAGGCAAGTCCGTGTCCGTTGATTGAAGAAGGGAAAGAACCGATATTTGAGAATAGTATACAGCCCAAGGTTGAAGATGTAGCATTTAAAACACCTGATATATCTCGTGAAAAAGACGTGTCTTATAAAAAAGTACGTCGTAGAAGACCGCTACGTCCACGTGTCTTTCCTAACGCTAAAAGTGGCAATCAACCTGTAGAAGCAACGGAGACCATTGTTCCCCAAGAGCTTAACTCGGATAATGCGAGCAGTGTAGATCAAGATTGTAAGGTGTGA
- the clpB gene encoding ATP-dependent chaperone ClpB — protein sequence MNSDKYSDLMRNVLQSAQTYALAQGHQNLVPEHVLHIFLEDEQGAVYSLIQCSGGDIAQLKDYNQTVLSKIPKVTGGGAQVYLSQPLAVILSKSEEIAKKSGDSFVTAEKFLLAMVMETGGIGESLKKCGLKFSRLEESIKKLRKGRVADSVNAEQGFDALKKYCRDLTEEARNGKLDPVIGRDDEMRRAIQVLSRRTKNNPVLIGDPGVGKTAIIEGLASRIINGDIPESLKGKRLMALDMGALIAGAKFRGEFEERLKSLLCEIRSEDGEIILFIDELHVLVGAGKTDGAMDASNLLKPSLARGELHCIGATTLDEYRKYIEKDPALARRFQSLLVGEPTVTDTISILRGLKERYEQHHKVRISDSALVSAAVLSNRYITDRFLPDKAIDLMDEASARVRMQIDTKPEVLDELDRRIICLKIEKEALKKEKDSFSKGRLIELEKELSSLEEKSHSLTLRWQEGQRKILYVADLKKRLESMRNELAIAQRQGHFERAGELAYGLIPKTEKELDEAEKADSTAEDMVQEVVTSDNIANIVSRWTGIPVDKMLESDREKFLRIETEISKSVIGQSAAVESVSNALRRFRAGLQDPQRPMGSFMFLGPTGVGKTELVKSLARLLFDDENSMIRIDMSEYMEKHSVSRLIGSPPGYVGYEEGGALTEAVRRHPYQVVLFDEIEKAHSDVHNILLQVLDDGRLTDSQGRTVDFRNTLIIMTSNLGAEYLIEDGDSVHDKVMGIVRSAFKPEFLNRLDEIILFEKLRKEDMAKIVRIQLGRVLSLIKERNISMDFDDQVIDWLSCRGYDPSYGARPLKRVIQRYIQNPLAERVLSQTISDGDSIEVFVDDDNLNFRVI from the coding sequence ATGAATAGTGATAAATATTCAGACTTGATGCGTAATGTTCTGCAATCTGCCCAGACGTATGCTTTGGCTCAAGGTCATCAAAATTTAGTACCTGAGCATGTTTTGCATATTTTTCTTGAAGATGAACAGGGAGCTGTTTATTCGTTGATTCAGTGTTCTGGGGGAGATATTGCGCAACTCAAGGATTACAATCAAACGGTTCTTTCTAAAATTCCAAAAGTTACAGGAGGAGGGGCACAGGTTTATCTTTCCCAGCCTTTAGCTGTAATACTTTCTAAGTCAGAGGAAATAGCAAAGAAATCAGGTGATTCTTTTGTCACAGCCGAAAAATTTCTTTTGGCAATGGTAATGGAAACAGGGGGTATAGGGGAATCTCTTAAAAAATGTGGGCTTAAATTTTCTCGTCTTGAAGAATCCATCAAGAAACTACGTAAGGGACGTGTAGCTGATTCGGTTAATGCTGAGCAAGGATTTGATGCTTTAAAGAAGTATTGTCGTGATCTAACAGAGGAAGCGCGGAATGGAAAGCTTGATCCAGTCATTGGGCGTGATGACGAGATGCGTCGTGCAATTCAGGTTTTGTCGCGTCGTACTAAGAATAATCCAGTATTAATTGGTGATCCTGGTGTTGGAAAAACAGCCATCATTGAAGGTTTAGCCTCGCGCATCATTAACGGAGATATCCCTGAATCTTTAAAAGGTAAGAGATTAATGGCTCTTGATATGGGGGCGTTAATCGCAGGTGCTAAATTCAGAGGGGAGTTTGAAGAGAGGTTAAAATCTCTCCTTTGTGAGATACGATCAGAAGATGGAGAAATAATTTTATTCATTGATGAGTTGCATGTATTGGTGGGAGCAGGCAAAACCGATGGTGCAATGGATGCCTCTAATTTGCTCAAGCCTTCACTAGCTCGAGGAGAGTTGCATTGTATTGGGGCGACGACATTAGATGAATATCGTAAATATATAGAAAAAGATCCTGCTTTGGCTCGTAGATTTCAGTCTCTCTTAGTGGGGGAGCCTACGGTTACTGACACAATATCCATTTTGCGAGGTTTGAAAGAAAGATATGAACAGCACCATAAAGTGCGAATCTCTGACTCAGCATTAGTTAGTGCTGCTGTTCTTTCTAATCGTTATATTACAGATCGTTTCCTTCCTGATAAGGCTATCGATTTGATGGATGAAGCTTCTGCTCGTGTGCGTATGCAAATCGATACAAAACCCGAGGTTTTAGATGAGCTTGATCGTCGGATTATTTGTCTCAAAATAGAGAAAGAAGCTTTAAAGAAGGAAAAAGATAGTTTTTCTAAAGGGCGTCTTATAGAATTAGAAAAAGAATTATCTTCTTTAGAGGAAAAATCACATTCTTTAACGCTACGTTGGCAGGAAGGTCAGCGAAAAATTTTGTATGTAGCTGATCTTAAAAAGCGTTTAGAATCAATGCGTAATGAACTGGCTATAGCACAACGTCAAGGACATTTTGAACGTGCTGGAGAGCTTGCTTATGGTTTGATTCCGAAAACAGAAAAAGAATTGGATGAAGCCGAAAAAGCAGATAGTACGGCAGAAGATATGGTTCAAGAAGTTGTCACTTCTGATAACATTGCTAATATTGTATCACGTTGGACGGGTATTCCTGTTGATAAGATGTTAGAGAGTGATCGAGAAAAGTTTTTGCGGATAGAAACAGAGATTTCTAAGTCAGTTATTGGTCAGTCTGCGGCTGTTGAGTCTGTATCTAACGCGTTACGGCGTTTTCGAGCTGGTTTGCAAGATCCACAGCGTCCAATGGGATCTTTTATGTTTTTAGGTCCCACCGGAGTCGGAAAGACAGAGTTGGTTAAGTCTTTAGCGCGATTATTGTTTGATGATGAAAATTCTATGATTCGAATAGATATGTCTGAGTATATGGAAAAACATTCTGTATCTCGTCTTATAGGTTCTCCACCTGGTTATGTTGGATACGAAGAAGGGGGTGCTTTGACTGAAGCGGTGCGTAGGCATCCTTATCAAGTTGTTTTGTTTGATGAAATAGAAAAGGCACATTCAGATGTTCATAATATTTTATTACAAGTTCTAGATGATGGAAGGTTGACAGATAGCCAAGGTCGTACGGTGGATTTTCGCAATACTTTGATTATTATGACTTCTAATTTAGGCGCAGAATATTTAATAGAAGATGGTGATTCTGTGCATGATAAAGTAATGGGAATTGTGCGTTCTGCATTCAAACCCGAATTTTTGAATCGTTTGGACGAAATAATATTGTTTGAGAAGTTACGTAAAGAGGATATGGCAAAGATTGTTCGTATTCAACTGGGTAGAGTATTATCTCTTATTAAAGAGAGAAATATTTCTATGGATTTTGATGATCAAGTCATTGATTGGTTATCTTGTAGAGGATACGATCCTTCTTATGGTGCTCGACCATTGAAGCGTGTGATACAAAGGTATATTCAGAATCCATTAGCTGAGAGAGTTCTTTCTCAAACGATATCTGATGGCGATTCTATTGAAGTTTTTGTTGATGATGATAACCTAAATTTTCGAGTTATTTAA